A genomic segment from Gossypium hirsutum isolate 1008001.06 chromosome D04, Gossypium_hirsutum_v2.1, whole genome shotgun sequence encodes:
- the LOC107898079 gene encoding protease 2, which produces MNSNCIGGVLHLRLLLFSTSHRILAAHPKISASRRLSTATMGSRSQLPSPPLAEKVKHEMELFGDVRVDNYYWLRDDSRKNPKVISYLQQENAYTEAMMSGTKKFEDEIYAEIRGRIKEDDISAPLRKGPYYYYSRTLEGKEYVQYCRRPIPNRDAPSSVHDTMPSGPDAPPEHVILDENVKAQEHGFYRIGAFKVSPNHKMVAYAEDTKGDEIYTVYVIDAETQAPIGKPLVGVTSNLEWAGNDALVYITMDEILRPDKAWLHKLGADQSNDSCLYHEKDDMFSLGLEASESEKFLFIASESKMTRFVFYLEVSKLEEGLKVLTPRIIGIDTSVSHRGNHFFIQRRSDEFFNSELLACPVDNTSATTVLIPHRASVKIQYIKLFSDHLAVSEREEGLPKITVYHLPEVEEPLINLEGGKSVQFIDPVYSVDLSVSQFSSTILRFSYSSLRMPNSVYDYDMNTGESVLKKIETVLGGFDASNYVTKRKWATASDGTEIPISIVYQKNLVKLDGSDPMLLYGYGSYEICIDPDFEASRLSLLDRGFIFAIAHIRGGGEMGRQWYENGKFLKKKNTFTDFISCAEYLIEQKYCSKEKLCIEGRSAGGLLIGAVLNMRPDLWKAAVAGVPFVDVLTTMLDPTIPLTTSEWEEWGDPRKEEFYFYMKSYSPVDNVKAQNYPDILVTAGLHDPRVMYSEPAKFVAKLRDMKTDDNMLLFKCELGAGHFSKSGRFERLQEDAMTYTFMLKALNMIPASGSA; this is translated from the exons ATGAATTCTAATTGCATAGGCGGAGTTCTACATCTCCGGCTACTACTCTTCTCTACTTCTCATCGCATCCTCGCCGCCCATCCGAAGATCTCCGCCTCACGCCGCCTATCAACGGCCACCATGGGCTCTCGATCTCAGCTTCCATCTCCGCCGTTGGCCGAGAAAGTGAAGCACGAGATGGAGTTGTTCGGGGACGTTAGAGTTGACAATTACTACTGGCTTCGCGATGACTCTCGCAAGAACCCTAAAGTCATCTCTTATCTTCAACAAGAGAACGCCTATACCGAGGCCATGATGTccg GAACcaaaaaatttgaagatgaaattTATGCTGAGATTAGAGGTCGAATCAAAGAGGATGATATATCTGCTCCTCTTCGGAAAGGaccctattattattattcaaggACTTTGGAAGGAAAGGAATATGTTCAATATTGCAGGCGTCCCATTCCTAATCGCGATGCTCCATCTTCTGTTCACGATACTATGCCCAGTGGGCCTGATGCTCCGCCCGAGCATGTAATCTTGGATGAGAATGTTAAGGCTCAAGAACATGGTTTTTACAGGATTGGTGCTTTTAAG GTCAGTCCAAATCATAAGATGGTTGCATACGCTGAAGACACTAAAGGAGATGAAATTTATACTGTCTATGTGATTGATGCAGAGACTCAAGCTCCAATAGGGAAACCACTAGTAGGTGTAACGTCAAATCTTGAATGGGCTGGTAATGATGCTTTGGTTTACATTACAATGGATGAGATCCTTCGGCCAGATAAG GCATGGTTACATAAGTTGGGAGCAGACCAATCCAATGACTCATGCCTTTACCACGAGAAGGATGACATGTTTTCCCTTGGTCTTGAAGCCTCTGAGAGTGAGAAATTTTTGTTTATTGCATCTGAAAGCAAAATGACAAGATTTGTCTTTTATCTTGAGGTTTCCAAGCTGGAAGAAGGCCTTAAGGTTTTGACGCCTCGTATAATTGGCATTGATACCTCTGTTAGTCATCGTGGAAACCACTTCTTTATCCAGAGGAGAAGTGATGAGTTTTTCAATTCAGAACTACTAGCTTGTCCAGTGGATAATACATCTGCAACAACAGTTCTTATTCCTCACAGGGCAAG TGTAAAGATTCAGTATATTAAACTTTTTAGTGATCATCTTGCTGTCTCTGAGCGTGAAGAAGGTTTGCCCAAAATTACTGTTTACCATCTTCCGGAAGTTGAAGAGCCACTCATAAATCTTGAAGGGGGTAAATCAGTTCAATTTATTGACCCTGTATACTCAGTTGATCTATCAGTATCACAGTTTTCCTCCACCATTTTGCGGTTTTCTTATAGCTCATTGAGGATGCCTAATTCTGTCTACGACTATGACATGAATACTGGGGAGTCTGTTTTGAAGAAGATTGAAACT GTTTTGGGAGGGTTTGATGCATCTAATTATGTCACCAAAAGGAAATGGGCTACTGCTTCAGATGGCACTGAAATTCCCATATCAATTGTGTACCAAAAGAATCTTGTCAAGCTTGATGGATCTGACCCGATGTTGCTTTATGGATATGGTTCATATGAG ATATGTATAGATCCTGACTTTGAGGCATCAAGGCTGTCTTTATTAGATCGTGGGTTTATCTTTGCAATAGCTCATATTCGTGGAGGTGGTGAAATGGGGAGGCAATGGTATGAGAATGggaaatttttaaagaagaagaaTACTTTCACAGATTTTATCTCTTGTGCCGAGTATTTAATTGAACAGAAGTACTGTTCAAAGGAAAAATTGTGCATAGAGGGAAGAAGTGCAGGTGGATTGCTTATTGGTGCAGTTCTTAACATGAGGCCTGATTTGTGGAAGGCTGCTGTCGCTGGAGTGCCTTTTGTAGATGTCCTGACTACAATGCTCGACCCTACTATCCCTCTTACAACTTCAGAGTGGGAG GAATGGGGTGACCCTCGAAAGGAAGAGTTTTACTTCTATATGAAGTCGTATTCCCCTGTTGATAAT GTGAAGGCTCAAAATTATCCGGATATTCTCGTTACAGCTGGCTTACATG ATCCGCGTGTTATGTACTCAGAACCTGCAAAGTTTGTAGCTAAACTAAGGGATATGAAAACGGACGATAACATGCTATTGTTCAAGTGTGAACTTGGTGCCGGCCATTTTTCAAAGTCCGGAAG ATTTGAGAGGCTTCAAGAAGATGCCATGACATATACTTTTATGCTGAAAGCTCTGAATATGATTCCCGCCTCTGGGTCCGCGTAA
- the LOC107948107 gene encoding phytochrome-associated serine/threonine-protein phosphatase 1, which translates to MDLDQWIAKVKEGQHLSEDELQLLCEYVKEILIEESNVQPVNSPVTVCGDIHGQFHDLMKLFQTGGQVPETNYIFMGDFVDRGYNSLEVFTILLLLKARHPANITLLRGNHESRQLTQVYGFYDECQRKYGNANAWRYCTDVFDYLTLSAIINGTVLCVHGGLSPDIRSVDQMRVIERNSEIPHEGPFCDLMWSDPEDIETWAVSPRGAGWLFGSRVTSEFNHINNLDLVCRAHQLVQEGLKYMFEDKGLVTVWSAPNYCYRCGNVASILSFNENMERKVKYFTETEENNQMRGPRTGVPYFL; encoded by the exons atGGATTTGGATCAGTGGATAGCAAAGGTTAAAGAAGGCCAGCATCTTTCGGAAGACGAGCTTCAGCTCCTTTGCGAATAC GTAAAAGAAATTCTCATTGAGGAGTCGAATGTGCAACCTGTCAACAGTCCGGTAACCGTCTGTGGTGATATCCATGGCCAGTTTCATGACCTGATGAAACTCTTTCAGACAGGAGGTCAAGTGCCAGAAacaaattacatttttatg GGAGATTTTGTTGATCGAGGTTATAATAGTCTTGAAGTTTTCACTATTCTTTTGCTTCTTAAGGCAAG GCACCCAGCTAATATCACTCTCTTGCGGGGGAATCATGAGAGCAGACAATTAACTCAG GTTTATGGTTTCTATGATGAGTGCCAGAGGAAGTATGGAAATGCTAATGCATGGCGGTATTGTACAGATGTTTTTGATTATCTTACACTTTCAGCAATTATAAATGGGACT GTACTCTGTGTACATGGTGGGCTTTCTCCTGATATACGATCAGTTGATCAG ATGAGGGTAATTGAGCGGAACTCTGAGATTCCTCACGAAGGCCCATTCTGTGATCTCATGTGGAGTGATCCTGAAGATATTGAAACATGGGCAGTCAGTCCACGCGGAGCAGGTTGGCTATTTGGGTCCAGGGTCACATCGGAG TTCAACCACATAAATAATCTCGATCTTGTTTGTCGAGCCCACCAACTCGTGCAAGAAGGCCTTAAGTATATGTTTGAAGATAAAGGCCTTGTAACT GTGTGGTCTGCACCAAATTATTGTTACCGTTGTGGGAATGTAGCTTCTATATTGAGCTTCAATGAGAATATG GAGAGAAAAGTGAAGTATTTCACTGAAACAGAAGAGAATAATCAGATGAGAGGGCCGAGGACCGGAGTCCCGTATTTCTTGTAA